Proteins from one Mesorhizobium sp. M9A.F.Ca.ET.002.03.1.2 genomic window:
- a CDS encoding VWA domain-containing protein, with protein sequence MFIPFFLELKAARVPVSLREYLSLLEGLEAGLVDYDVEGFYYLARSALVKDERHIDHFDQVFSHIFKGAEALAGENAVDVANIPEEWLRRLAEKHLTDEEKKLVEALGGFDKLMETLKKRLEEQKGRHQGGSKWIGTGGTSPFGAYGYNPEGVRIGQHESRNRRAVKVWDRREFRNFDDAVELGTRNIKIALKRLRRWVREGAEEEFDLPGTIHATAEHGYLDVQTRPERRNAVKLLMFFDVGGSMDDHIRGVEELFSAARAEFRQLEYFYFHNCLYEGVWKDNRRRHAEVIPTFDLLHKYGPDYKVIVVGDASMSPYEIAHPGGSVEHWNPEAGAVWLGRLLQQWPNAVWLNPENQKNWGFTHSIAMIRDIFGGRMFPLTFAGLEAATKQLSRKH encoded by the coding sequence ATGTTCATCCCTTTCTTCCTCGAACTGAAAGCCGCGCGGGTTCCGGTCTCGCTCCGGGAGTATCTGTCGCTGCTGGAAGGATTGGAGGCGGGGCTGGTCGACTATGATGTCGAGGGTTTTTACTATCTCGCCCGATCGGCGCTGGTGAAGGACGAGCGCCACATCGACCACTTCGACCAGGTCTTTTCGCACATCTTCAAAGGCGCCGAAGCACTGGCTGGCGAAAACGCGGTCGATGTCGCCAACATCCCGGAAGAATGGCTGCGCCGGCTCGCCGAAAAGCACCTGACCGATGAGGAGAAAAAGCTGGTCGAGGCGCTCGGCGGTTTCGACAAGCTGATGGAGACGCTGAAAAAGCGGTTGGAGGAGCAAAAAGGCCGCCATCAGGGCGGCTCGAAATGGATCGGCACCGGCGGCACTTCCCCCTTTGGCGCCTATGGCTACAATCCCGAAGGGGTGCGCATCGGCCAGCATGAGAGCCGCAACCGCCGTGCGGTGAAAGTCTGGGACAGGCGCGAGTTCAGGAATTTCGACGATGCGGTCGAGCTCGGCACCCGCAACATCAAGATCGCGCTGAAGCGCTTGCGCCGCTGGGTGCGTGAAGGCGCCGAGGAGGAGTTCGACCTGCCCGGCACCATCCACGCCACCGCCGAGCACGGCTACCTCGACGTGCAGACGCGGCCTGAGCGGCGCAATGCCGTGAAGCTGCTGATGTTCTTCGATGTCGGCGGCTCGATGGACGACCACATCAGAGGCGTCGAGGAGCTGTTTTCGGCCGCTCGCGCAGAATTCCGCCAACTCGAGTATTTCTACTTCCACAACTGCCTCTACGAGGGCGTGTGGAAGGACAACCGCCGCCGCCATGCCGAGGTGATTCCGACCTTCGACCTCCTCCACAAATACGGTCCGGACTACAAGGTGATTGTCGTCGGCGACGCCTCGATGAGCCCTTACGAGATCGCGCATCCCGGCGGCTCGGTCGAGCATTGGAACCCTGAGGCCGGCGCCGTCTGGCTGGGCCGGCTGCTGCAGCAATGGCCGAACGCGGTATGGCTCAACCCGGAAAACCAGAAGAACTGGGGGTTTACCCATTCGATCGCCATGATCCGCGACATCTTCGGCGGCCGCATGTTTCCGCTGACGTTCGCCGGGCTCGAAGCCGCGACGAAGCAGCTTTCAAGGAAGCACTGA
- a CDS encoding GNAT family N-acetyltransferase gives MTEITVRPLAQSDHADWQRLWTAYLTFYETKLPEDVYTITWKRLFTAGEFEPKGFIATLDGKAVGLTHYLYHRSCWSQINNCYLQDLFADPDVRGKGVGAALIEAVKQEAGKIGVKNVYWMTHETNTTARKLYDYVARRTGFIEYDLL, from the coding sequence ATGACCGAGATCACTGTTCGCCCACTTGCGCAATCCGACCACGCCGATTGGCAGCGACTGTGGACCGCCTACCTCACCTTCTACGAAACCAAGCTGCCGGAGGACGTCTACACCATCACCTGGAAACGCCTGTTCACGGCGGGTGAGTTCGAGCCGAAAGGCTTCATCGCCACTCTCGACGGCAAGGCGGTTGGCCTGACGCATTATCTCTACCATCGCTCCTGCTGGTCGCAGATAAACAACTGCTATCTCCAGGATCTGTTCGCCGACCCTGACGTGCGCGGCAAGGGCGTCGGCGCCGCGCTGATCGAGGCGGTAAAGCAGGAAGCCGGCAAGATCGGCGTCAAGAACGTCTACTGGATGACCCACGAAACCAATACCACCGCACGCAAGCTCTACGACTATGTGGCGCGACGGACCGGCTTCATAGAGTATGATCTGCTATAG
- a CDS encoding MoxR family ATPase, protein MRFEGTAAYVADKDLMVAVNAAIALERPLLVKGEPGTGKTELARQVSAALGLELIEWHVKSTTRAQQGLYEYDAVSRLRDSQLGDARFNDIRNYIKRGKLWDAFAAAKKVVLLIDEIDKADIEFPNDLLQELDRMEFFVYETGETIRAAVRPIVIITSNNEKELPDAFLRRCFFHYIRFPDAETLHRIVDVHYPGIKQNLVRAALTQFYEIRDVPGLKKKPSTSEALDWIRLLVADDIAPEDLRADPKNALPKLHGALLKSEQDVHLFERLAFMARRQG, encoded by the coding sequence ATGCGTTTCGAAGGCACAGCGGCCTATGTCGCCGACAAGGATCTGATGGTCGCGGTCAATGCGGCAATCGCGCTGGAGCGGCCGTTGCTGGTCAAGGGCGAGCCCGGCACCGGCAAGACCGAACTGGCGAGGCAAGTGTCGGCGGCGCTCGGCCTCGAGTTGATCGAATGGCACGTCAAGTCGACGACAAGGGCGCAGCAGGGTCTCTACGAGTATGACGCCGTCTCGCGGCTGCGCGACAGCCAGCTCGGCGACGCGCGCTTCAACGACATCAGGAACTACATCAAGCGCGGCAAGCTGTGGGACGCCTTCGCCGCGGCCAAGAAGGTCGTGCTTCTGATCGACGAGATCGACAAGGCCGATATCGAATTCCCCAACGATCTGTTGCAGGAACTCGATAGGATGGAGTTCTTCGTCTACGAGACCGGCGAGACGATCCGCGCCGCTGTGCGCCCGATCGTCATCATCACCTCCAACAACGAGAAGGAGCTGCCGGACGCCTTCCTGCGCCGCTGCTTCTTCCACTACATCCGCTTTCCCGATGCCGAAACCCTGCACAGGATCGTCGACGTGCACTATCCCGGCATCAAGCAGAACCTGGTGCGCGCCGCACTGACCCAGTTCTACGAGATCCGCGACGTGCCGGGCCTGAAGAAGAAGCCGTCGACCTCCGAGGCGCTGGACTGGATCCGCCTGCTCGTCGCCGACGACATCGCGCCGGAGGATCTGCGCGCTGACCCGAAAAACGCACTGCCGAAATTGCATGGTGCGCTGCTGAAGAGCGAACAAGACGTGCATCTGTTCGAGCGCCTGGCCTTCATGGCGAGAAGGCAGGGATAA
- a CDS encoding 5-formyltetrahydrofolate cyclo-ligase, with protein MTSPKDLKKNLRREALGRRDALDPFWRVEAALEMAETARDRVAVEPGQIVSGFWPMRSEVDVRPLMFALRENGARLCLPAILDKTTIVFRELVRGAPMVDMGFGTIGPHEEAAVLDPAVMLVPLAAFDARGHRIGYGAGHYDRAIARLIEKGQAPRLIGIAFDCQEVALVPDEPHDVIIPEILTESGLRRFAPQL; from the coding sequence ATGACCTCTCCCAAGGACCTGAAGAAAAATTTGCGCCGCGAAGCGCTCGGCCGCCGCGACGCGCTCGATCCGTTCTGGCGGGTGGAGGCGGCGCTTGAAATGGCCGAAACGGCGCGCGACCGGGTCGCGGTCGAGCCGGGCCAGATCGTCTCCGGCTTCTGGCCGATGCGCTCGGAGGTCGACGTCCGGCCGCTAATGTTCGCCTTGCGCGAAAATGGAGCGAGGCTTTGCCTGCCGGCCATTCTCGACAAGACCACCATCGTCTTTCGCGAACTGGTGCGCGGCGCACCAATGGTCGACATGGGGTTCGGCACTATCGGGCCGCATGAGGAGGCGGCGGTGCTCGATCCGGCGGTGATGCTGGTGCCGCTCGCCGCTTTCGACGCGCGCGGCCACCGCATCGGCTACGGCGCCGGCCACTATGACCGTGCAATCGCCAGGCTGATCGAGAAAGGGCAGGCGCCGCGGCTGATCGGCATTGCCTTCGACTGCCAGGAGGTGGCTCTGGTGCCGGACGAGCCGCATGACGTGATCATCCCGGAAATACTCACCGAGAGCGGGTTGCGCCGCTTCGCGCCACAATTGTAG
- a CDS encoding MBL fold metallo-hydrolase, which translates to MTCFLCLQCGVQFAAAATPPDHCPICEDERQYVRWEGQAWITPEELAAGHRIVMKEDAGVLAFGIEPRFAIGQRALLAQTPHGNVLWDCISMVSDEAVAEINRRGGLAAIAISHCHYYSAMIEWSEAFGGVPIYLHADDRQWIMRPHPAVISWEGETRALNPSLTLIRCGGHFAGGQVLHWKRDGGDAILAGDILQVTPTRRHVSFMYSYPNYIPLNAAKVLGIKAALGPFAFDHIYGAWWNQNVIGDAKAAFAASVARYLAAIA; encoded by the coding sequence ATGACCTGTTTCCTCTGCCTGCAGTGTGGCGTCCAGTTCGCGGCGGCAGCAACGCCGCCGGACCATTGCCCGATCTGCGAGGACGAGCGGCAATATGTGCGCTGGGAGGGCCAGGCCTGGATCACGCCGGAAGAGCTCGCCGCCGGGCATCGGATCGTGATGAAAGAAGACGCCGGTGTGCTAGCCTTCGGCATCGAGCCGCGCTTCGCCATCGGTCAACGGGCGCTGCTGGCGCAAACGCCGCACGGCAATGTGCTGTGGGACTGTATCTCGATGGTCAGCGACGAGGCGGTGGCCGAAATCAACCGACGGGGCGGCCTTGCCGCGATCGCCATATCGCACTGCCATTATTATTCGGCGATGATCGAGTGGAGCGAGGCGTTTGGCGGCGTGCCGATCTACCTCCACGCCGACGATCGTCAGTGGATCATGCGGCCGCATCCGGCTGTTATCAGTTGGGAGGGCGAGACGCGCGCCCTGAACCCCTCGCTGACTCTTATCCGTTGCGGCGGTCATTTTGCCGGTGGCCAGGTGCTGCACTGGAAACGCGACGGCGGCGACGCCATCCTGGCCGGCGACATCTTGCAGGTGACGCCGACTCGCCGCCATGTCAGCTTCATGTACAGCTACCCGAACTACATTCCGCTCAATGCGGCGAAAGTGCTCGGCATCAAGGCCGCGCTGGGGCCTTTCGCGTTCGACCATATCTATGGCGCATGGTGGAACCAGAATGTCATCGGAGATGCAAAGGCGGCATTTGCAGCTTCTGTCGCGCGGTATCTCGCGGCGATCGCCTGA
- a CDS encoding TerC family protein, which translates to MQLIEFLAPHFAFVSDPTAWVALLTLVVLEVVLGIDNLIFISILTNKLPEAQRARARRLGISAALIMRLVLLATISIIVQLTTPVFTAFDHGFSWRDLILIAGGLFLVWKATKEIHHTVDLEDHQDTMMGDTLQLSLAGAIFQILLLDLVFSIDSIITAVGMTDEIAIMYIAVIVAVSVMMLAAGPLADFIAKNPSIVMLALSFLLMIGMTLIADGMGFHVPKGYIYAAMGFSALVEGLNMLARRRRKAKSGAGH; encoded by the coding sequence ATGCAGCTCATCGAATTCCTGGCGCCGCATTTCGCCTTCGTTTCCGACCCGACCGCCTGGGTTGCGCTGCTGACGCTGGTGGTGCTGGAGGTCGTGCTCGGCATCGACAACCTGATCTTCATCTCGATCCTGACCAACAAATTGCCGGAAGCACAAAGGGCCCGCGCGCGTCGGCTCGGCATTTCCGCCGCGCTGATCATGCGGCTGGTGCTGCTTGCCACCATCTCGATCATCGTCCAGTTGACGACGCCGGTGTTCACGGCTTTCGACCATGGTTTTTCCTGGCGCGACCTGATCCTGATCGCCGGTGGCTTGTTCCTGGTCTGGAAGGCGACCAAGGAGATCCACCACACGGTCGATCTCGAGGATCACCAGGACACGATGATGGGGGACACGCTGCAGCTTTCGCTGGCCGGCGCCATCTTCCAGATCCTGCTGCTCGACCTCGTCTTCTCGATCGATTCGATCATCACCGCGGTCGGAATGACCGATGAGATCGCCATCATGTACATCGCAGTGATCGTGGCGGTCAGCGTGATGATGCTGGCGGCCGGGCCACTCGCCGATTTCATCGCCAAGAACCCCAGCATCGTCATGCTGGCGCTGAGCTTCCTGCTGATGATCGGCATGACGCTGATCGCCGACGGCATGGGCTTCCATGTGCCCAAGGGCTACATCTATGCCGCCATGGGTTTTTCGGCATTGGTCGAGGGCCTCAACATGCTGGCAAGGCGCCGGAGGAAGGCAAAGTCCGGCGCTGGACATTGA
- a CDS encoding SRPBCC family protein produces MEVAKTPTAEAGMLIRRPVSEVFEAIVDPAITTKFWFTHSSGRLDSGKPVQWEWRMYGVSTTVEVSEIVTNKKIVMQWSDPPTTVVWTFTEMPGNATFIEVRNFGFAGSGDEQVKEAVGSTDGFALVLAGAKAWLEQGLTLGLIGDRHPKGVPAN; encoded by the coding sequence ATGGAAGTCGCTAAAACACCGACCGCGGAAGCCGGCATGCTGATCCGGCGGCCGGTATCGGAGGTATTCGAGGCCATTGTCGACCCGGCAATCACCACCAAATTCTGGTTCACTCATTCCAGCGGTCGGCTGGACAGTGGCAAGCCGGTTCAGTGGGAGTGGCGCATGTATGGCGTCTCGACGACGGTCGAAGTCAGCGAGATCGTCACAAACAAGAAGATCGTCATGCAATGGAGCGATCCACCGACCACCGTGGTCTGGACCTTCACCGAAATGCCGGGGAATGCCACCTTTATCGAGGTCCGCAATTTCGGCTTTGCCGGCAGCGGCGACGAACAGGTGAAGGAGGCGGTCGGCTCGACCGACGGCTTCGCGCTCGTGCTCGCCGGCGCCAAGGCATGGCTGGAACAAGGCCTCACGCTTGGCCTGATCGGCGACCGGCATCCGAAGGGTGTGCCGGCGAATTAG
- a CDS encoding DUF2312 domain-containing protein: MADDITETSQTVAAGQLRAFIERIERLEEEKKTIADDIKEVFAEAKGTGFDTKAMRSIIRLRKKDQAERQEEESILDLYKAALGMV; the protein is encoded by the coding sequence ATGGCCGACGACATCACCGAGACCAGCCAGACCGTTGCCGCCGGCCAGCTGCGAGCCTTCATCGAGCGCATCGAGCGGCTCGAGGAAGAGAAGAAGACGATCGCCGACGACATCAAGGAAGTGTTCGCCGAGGCCAAGGGCACCGGCTTCGACACCAAGGCGATGCGGTCGATCATCCGGCTGCGCAAGAAGGATCAGGCCGAACGGCAGGAGGAGGAATCCATCCTCGACCTCTACAAGGCCGCGCTCGGTATGGTGTAA
- a CDS encoding VOC family protein, translating into MKSVKPFLMFEGRAEEAMTFYCETIPDSRVLDVVRYGAGENGPQGTVKVARISIGGLEVMVSDSPVHHAFTFTPSASLFVDCSSEEELERIIEAMAEDGEFLMPPDNYGFSRRFAWINDRFGVSWQINLP; encoded by the coding sequence GTGAAGAGTGTGAAACCATTCTTGATGTTCGAAGGCAGGGCCGAGGAGGCCATGACCTTCTACTGCGAAACCATCCCGGATAGCCGCGTTCTCGACGTCGTTCGATACGGAGCTGGCGAAAACGGCCCGCAAGGAACGGTCAAGGTGGCGCGCATTTCCATCGGCGGCCTGGAGGTGATGGTCAGCGACAGCCCGGTCCACCACGCCTTCACCTTCACACCATCGGCCTCGCTCTTTGTCGACTGTTCCTCCGAAGAGGAGCTGGAGCGTATAATCGAGGCCATGGCAGAGGACGGCGAGTTTCTGATGCCGCCCGACAATTATGGCTTCAGCCGCCGCTTCGCATGGATCAACGATAGGTTCGGAGTCTCCTGGCAGATCAATCTGCCATAG
- a CDS encoding YmdB family metallophosphoesterase, translating into MRLLFLGDMVGKTGRTAVWEQLPGLISDFKLDFVIVNGENAAGGFGITEEIFRETISAGADVVTTGNHVWDQRDALVFAPREERFLRPSNFPKGTPGRGSGIYIARNGARVLVANIMGRVFMHPELDDPFQAGERELAACPLGEQADAVIVDFHAEATSEKMCFAHFVDGRASLVVGTHTHQPTGDHQILNGGTGYISDAGMCGDYDSSLGMDKEEPLNRFLSKVPKGRFEASTGPATLCGVGAEISDRTGLTEKIAPFRRGPRLEETAPSFWS; encoded by the coding sequence ATGAGACTCCTCTTCCTCGGCGACATGGTCGGCAAAACGGGCCGCACGGCGGTGTGGGAACAACTGCCCGGCCTGATCTCGGATTTCAAACTCGACTTCGTCATCGTCAATGGCGAGAACGCTGCCGGCGGATTCGGCATCACCGAAGAGATATTTCGCGAGACGATTTCGGCGGGTGCCGACGTCGTCACCACCGGCAACCATGTCTGGGACCAGCGCGACGCGCTGGTTTTCGCACCACGCGAGGAGCGGTTCCTGCGTCCGTCCAATTTCCCCAAGGGCACGCCGGGGCGAGGCTCCGGGATCTACATCGCCAGGAATGGCGCGCGCGTTCTGGTCGCCAACATCATGGGCCGGGTGTTCATGCATCCCGAGCTCGACGATCCGTTCCAGGCCGGCGAGCGCGAACTTGCCGCCTGTCCACTCGGCGAGCAGGCCGATGCGGTGATCGTCGATTTCCATGCCGAGGCGACCTCTGAAAAAATGTGTTTTGCGCATTTCGTCGACGGCCGCGCCAGCCTCGTCGTCGGCACCCACACGCATCAGCCGACCGGCGACCACCAGATCCTCAACGGCGGCACCGGCTATATTTCCGACGCCGGCATGTGCGGCGACTATGATTCCTCGCTCGGCATGGACAAGGAGGAGCCGCTCAACCGGTTCCTGTCGAAAGTGCCGAAAGGACGCTTCGAGGCGTCGACCGGCCCTGCAACATTGTGCGGCGTCGGCGCCGAGATTTCCGACCGCACCGGCCTGACCGAGAAGATCGCGCCGTTTCGCCGCGGACCGCGGCTGGAGGAAACCGCGCCATCCTTCTGGTCGTGA
- a CDS encoding arsenate reductase ArsC — protein sequence MSDNVYNVLFLCNANSARSIMGEAILNRIGAGRFKAFSAGSQPKGEVNPYALQLLQSLSYDTSFARSKGWDEFAEPDAPEMNFVFTLCDSTANESCPIWPGHPMTALWSIPDPSKADGTEAELHLAFADAYRMLNNRISLFVNLPMDALDHLALQHHLDEIGRDTPKLN from the coding sequence ATGAGCGATAATGTCTACAACGTGCTGTTTCTTTGCAACGCCAATTCGGCGCGATCCATCATGGGGGAAGCGATACTAAATCGGATCGGCGCCGGCAGGTTCAAGGCCTTTTCCGCCGGTTCCCAGCCGAAGGGCGAGGTCAACCCCTACGCACTGCAACTGCTTCAAAGTCTCAGCTACGATACGAGCTTCGCCCGTTCGAAAGGCTGGGACGAGTTCGCCGAGCCCGACGCGCCGGAAATGAACTTCGTCTTCACGCTTTGCGACAGCACCGCGAATGAATCCTGTCCGATCTGGCCGGGTCATCCGATGACCGCACTCTGGTCGATACCCGACCCATCCAAGGCGGACGGCACCGAAGCCGAACTGCATCTTGCCTTTGCCGATGCCTATCGCATGCTCAACAACCGCATCTCGCTGTTCGTCAATCTGCCGATGGATGCGCTCGACCATCTGGCGCTGCAACACCATCTCGACGAGATCGGCCGCGACACGCCGAAGCTGAACTGA
- the msrB gene encoding peptide-methionine (R)-S-oxide reductase MsrB, which produces MDSHTYPVTRTDAEWRARLTPEQYAVMRNHGTERPGSCALLHEKRAGTFSCVGCDQPLFESKLKFESGTGWPSFNDPVPGSVETTIDRSYGMVRTECHCARCGSHLGHVFEDGPPPTGLRYCINGVALKFEPAA; this is translated from the coding sequence ATGGATAGCCACACCTACCCCGTCACCCGCACCGATGCCGAATGGCGCGCCCGGCTGACGCCGGAGCAATATGCGGTGATGCGCAACCACGGCACCGAGCGGCCGGGCAGCTGCGCCTTGCTCCACGAGAAGCGCGCCGGCACCTTTTCCTGTGTCGGCTGCGACCAGCCTTTGTTCGAATCGAAGCTGAAATTCGAGAGCGGCACCGGCTGGCCGAGCTTCAACGACCCGGTGCCAGGTTCCGTTGAGACGACCATCGACCGCAGCTACGGCATGGTTCGCACCGAATGCCACTGCGCCCGCTGTGGCAGCCATCTCGGCCACGTCTTCGAGGACGGCCCGCCGCCGACCGGCCTTCGCTATTGCATCAACGGCGTCGCGCTGAAATTCGAGCCGGCCGCCTGA